The following proteins come from a genomic window of Populus nigra chromosome 6, ddPopNigr1.1, whole genome shotgun sequence:
- the LOC133696303 gene encoding probable protein S-acyltransferase 15 isoform X2, whose amino-acid sequence MEWKRFLSIPVCSVFLLMGFVYYITVFIFIEDWVGLQSSAGTLNAMIFTFMASLCLFSFLVCVLKEPGYVPSPYVPDVEGAAAPPHQEPLNNSSQLRRCDKCVTYKPPRAHHCRVCRRCVLRMVMIISCASQKNWNFSGRIPMKIFFVVSGAMMFGLSITFGTLLGWHIYLMSCNMTTIENYEGIRAAWLARKSGHSYRHPFNLSVYKNITSVLGPNILKWLCPIAVSHLKDGMSYPTAHDS is encoded by the exons ATGGAGTGGAAGAGATTCTTGTCGATCCCAGTTTGTAGTGTGTTTCTGTTGATGGGTTTTGTTTATTACATAACAGTTTTCATATTCATTGAAGATTGGGTTGGGTTACAGAGCTCAGCTGGGACTTTGAATGCTATGATCTTCACTTTTATGGCTTCTTTatgtcttttctcttttctcgtATGTGTTTTAAAAGAACCTGGTTATGTCCCTTCCCCTTATGTTCCTGATGTTGAAGGAGCTGCTGCCCCTCCACATCAAGAACCACTCAATAAT AGTTCACAACTGAGGCGATGTGACAAGTGTGTTACATACAAGCCTCCCAGGGCTCATCATTGTAGGGTCTGCAGAAGGTGTGTTTTGAGGATG GTCATGATAATCAGCTGTGCTTCTCAAAAGAACTGGAATTTCAGTGGAAGAATTcctatgaagatttttttt GTTGTTTCTGGAGCAATGATGTTTGGCTTGAGCATAACATTTGGAACTCTTTTGGGTTGGCATATTTACCTCATGTCTTGCAATATGACAACCATTGAA AATTATGAAGGAATACGTGCAGCATGGTTGGCCAGGAAATCTGGACACAGTTATCGACATCCATTCAACCTTAGTGTTTACAAAAATATCACctcg GTATTGGGTCCAAACATACTGAAATGGTTATGCCCC
- the LOC133696303 gene encoding probable protein S-acyltransferase 15 isoform X1 has product MEWKRFLSIPVCSVFLLMGFVYYITVFIFIEDWVGLQSSAGTLNAMIFTFMASLCLFSFLVCVLKEPGYVPSPYVPDVEGAAAPPHQEPLNNSSQLRRCDKCVTYKPPRAHHCRVCRRCVLRMDHHCLWINNCVGYWNYKAFFILVLYATIASIYSSVMIISCASQKNWNFSGRIPMKIFFVVSGAMMFGLSITFGTLLGWHIYLMSCNMTTIENYEGIRAAWLARKSGHSYRHPFNLSVYKNITSVLGPNILKWLCPIAVSHLKDGMSYPTAHDS; this is encoded by the exons ATGGAGTGGAAGAGATTCTTGTCGATCCCAGTTTGTAGTGTGTTTCTGTTGATGGGTTTTGTTTATTACATAACAGTTTTCATATTCATTGAAGATTGGGTTGGGTTACAGAGCTCAGCTGGGACTTTGAATGCTATGATCTTCACTTTTATGGCTTCTTTatgtcttttctcttttctcgtATGTGTTTTAAAAGAACCTGGTTATGTCCCTTCCCCTTATGTTCCTGATGTTGAAGGAGCTGCTGCCCCTCCACATCAAGAACCACTCAATAAT AGTTCACAACTGAGGCGATGTGACAAGTGTGTTACATACAAGCCTCCCAGGGCTCATCATTGTAGGGTCTGCAGAAGGTGTGTTTTGAGGATG GATCATCATTGTCTATGGATAAATAACTGTGTTGGTTATTGGAACTACAAGgccttttttatattagttttatatGCAACCATAGCAAGCATCTATTCTTCG GTCATGATAATCAGCTGTGCTTCTCAAAAGAACTGGAATTTCAGTGGAAGAATTcctatgaagatttttttt GTTGTTTCTGGAGCAATGATGTTTGGCTTGAGCATAACATTTGGAACTCTTTTGGGTTGGCATATTTACCTCATGTCTTGCAATATGACAACCATTGAA AATTATGAAGGAATACGTGCAGCATGGTTGGCCAGGAAATCTGGACACAGTTATCGACATCCATTCAACCTTAGTGTTTACAAAAATATCACctcg GTATTGGGTCCAAACATACTGAAATGGTTATGCCCC